Proteins from a genomic interval of Musa acuminata AAA Group cultivar baxijiao chromosome BXJ1-9, Cavendish_Baxijiao_AAA, whole genome shotgun sequence:
- the LOC135593837 gene encoding homeobox-leucine zipper protein HAT22-like, producing the protein MIQIHLASLAPPFPSFLPSFLDKLKHNRGRRRRRRSPPMAMDDHDRDDTPHTGLSLTLSYDGRSDLSIGSRPHSSSGLELQRSSSTAKALEPSLTLALPGDVCASVEVEMGRDIGSRHSPPPPQSHHPCKIKREDDVRSEEVEKVSSRISDEEEEDSGARKKLRLTKEQSSLLEDKFKEHSSLNPKQKQALAKQLNLRPRQVEVWFQNRRARTKLKKTEVELEFLRRCCETLTEEKRRLQKELQDLEKSHKLSATRHMQIPAMCPSCKKVIGGAETGSPLPASRPRFFNPFAHHAA; encoded by the exons ATGATTCAAATACATCTCGCATCCCTCGCTCCTCCCTTcccttcctttcttccttccttccttgacAAGCTCAAGCAtaatagaggaagaagaagaagaagaagatccccACCTATGGCCATGGATGACCATGATCGAGATGATACACCCCACACTGGCCTTTCTCTTACGCTGAGTTATGATGGGAGAAGCGATCTCTCGATCGGTAGTCGTCCCCATTCGAGCTCTGGACTCGAGCTGCAAAGATCTTCTTCGACTGCCAAGGCACTTGAGCCCTCTCTCACCCTCGCACTCCCCGGCGACGTCTGTGCCTCGGTGGAAGTTGAGATGGGTAGAGATATTGGTAGCAGgcactctcctcctcctcctcagagtCATCATCCCTGCAAGATTAAGAGGGAGGACGATGTAAGGAGCGAGGAGGTGGAAAAGGTTTCGTCCCGGAtcagcgacgaggaggaggaagacagcGGTGCTAGGAAGAAGCTCAGGCTCACCAAGGAGCAGTCTTCCCTTTTGGAAGACAAGTTTAAGGAGCACAGCAGTCTCAATCCG AAACAAAAGCAAGCTCTGGCTAAGCAGCTGAACCTTCGGCCTCGGCAGGTGGAAGTGTGGTTCCAGAACAGGAGAGCGAG gaccaagctcAAGAAAACGGAGGTGGAGCTGGAGTTCCTCAGGCGATGCTGCGAGACGCTGaccgaggagaagaggaggctgCAGAAGGAGCTGCAGGATCTCGAGAAGTCGCATAAGCTCTCGGCGACGAGGCACATGCAAATCCCGGCGATGTGTCCGTCGTGCAAGAAGGTCATCGGCGGCGCTGAGACTGGTTCTCCCTTGCCGGCCTCGAGGCCTCGCTTCTTCAACCCCTTCGCCCACCACGCAGCATGA
- the LOC135593838 gene encoding uncharacterized protein LOC135593838 isoform X1, with protein MMTIPAGSKSGDGNHPWSGRDHGSLTYGLVLFGLIGAAAATVAVGQLRRTMRWFSTQLDESQSHTSWKRAGSSSFGNHKQKTWNKCDRRMQEEYEEEMERVERIKRVQSVFNRERSKNRKRYESWTDNTTDAYQSFQRDDWYWKTDSSYKDRYTNFRYATKDSGDYLMSHHYSVLGLDRSRSEPYSDTEIKNAFRAKAMEYHPDQNQDNKDVAEAKFKEVMMSYEAIKSERSQVC; from the exons ATGATGACGATCCCCGCGGGATCGAAGAGCGGCGATGGGAATCATCCGTGGTCGGGAAGGGACCACGGCTCGTTGACGTACGGCCTCGTCCTCTTCGGATTGATCGGCGCCGCTGCCGCCACCGTTGCG GTTGGACAGTTGAGAAGGACTATGCGTTGGTTCTCCACTCAG CTTGATGAGTCACAATCCCATACATCATGGAAGAGAGCTGGCAGTTCGAGCTTCGGAAACCACAAGCAAAAAACTTGGAACAAATGCGACCGCCGTATGCAAGAAGAGTATGAGGAGGAAATGGAGAGAGTG GAACGTATAAAGCGTGTGCAGAGCGTGTTCAACAGAGAAAGAAGTAAGAATAGGAAGAGATATGAGTCTTGGACAGACAACACTACTGATGCCTATCAATCTTTCCAAAGAGATGACTGGTACTGGAAGACAGATTCAAGTTACAAGGATCGATATACAAATTTCAGATATGCCACAAAGGACAGTGGGGATTATCTAATGTCACATCATTACTCTGTCTTAGGCCTTGACAG GTCAAGGTCAGAACCATACTCAGATACTGAGATCAAG AATGCTTTCAGAGCAAAAGCAATGGAATACCATCCTGATCAAAACCAGGATAATAAAG ATGTTGCAGAGGCAAAATTTAAAGAGGTAATGATGTCCTATGAAGCAATAAAATCAGAGAGAAGTCAAGTGTGTTGA
- the LOC135593838 gene encoding uncharacterized protein LOC135593838 isoform X2 — MMTIPAGSKSGDGNHPWSGRDHGSLTYGLVLFGLIGAAAATVALDESQSHTSWKRAGSSSFGNHKQKTWNKCDRRMQEEYEEEMERVERIKRVQSVFNRERSKNRKRYESWTDNTTDAYQSFQRDDWYWKTDSSYKDRYTNFRYATKDSGDYLMSHHYSVLGLDRSRSEPYSDTEIKNAFRAKAMEYHPDQNQDNKDVAEAKFKEVMMSYEAIKSERSQVC, encoded by the exons ATGATGACGATCCCCGCGGGATCGAAGAGCGGCGATGGGAATCATCCGTGGTCGGGAAGGGACCACGGCTCGTTGACGTACGGCCTCGTCCTCTTCGGATTGATCGGCGCCGCTGCCGCCACCGTTGCG CTTGATGAGTCACAATCCCATACATCATGGAAGAGAGCTGGCAGTTCGAGCTTCGGAAACCACAAGCAAAAAACTTGGAACAAATGCGACCGCCGTATGCAAGAAGAGTATGAGGAGGAAATGGAGAGAGTG GAACGTATAAAGCGTGTGCAGAGCGTGTTCAACAGAGAAAGAAGTAAGAATAGGAAGAGATATGAGTCTTGGACAGACAACACTACTGATGCCTATCAATCTTTCCAAAGAGATGACTGGTACTGGAAGACAGATTCAAGTTACAAGGATCGATATACAAATTTCAGATATGCCACAAAGGACAGTGGGGATTATCTAATGTCACATCATTACTCTGTCTTAGGCCTTGACAG GTCAAGGTCAGAACCATACTCAGATACTGAGATCAAG AATGCTTTCAGAGCAAAAGCAATGGAATACCATCCTGATCAAAACCAGGATAATAAAG ATGTTGCAGAGGCAAAATTTAAAGAGGTAATGATGTCCTATGAAGCAATAAAATCAGAGAGAAGTCAAGTGTGTTGA
- the LOC135594398 gene encoding uncharacterized protein LOC135594398 isoform X2, which translates to MFRSIIIIQILMLQLVSVIQALRMKSGYGGPGGGYGHDGVVLPSVVCSDKGPCYKKKLTCPASCFTSYSHYGKGGGGGGGGGGCTMDCKKHCVAYC; encoded by the exons ATGTTTAGATCAATTATTATCATACAAATATTGATGTTACAGTTAGTAAGTGTTATTCAAGCTCTTAGGATGAAAT CGGGATACGGCGGGCCCGGAGGCGGGTATGGCCACGACGGCGTGGTCCTGCCCTCGGTGGTGTGCTCCGACAAGGGGCCGTGCTACAAGAAGAAGTTGACGTGCCCCGCCAGTTGCTTCACGTCCTACAGCCACTACGGcaagggtggtggcggcggcggtggtggcggagGCTGCACCATGGACTGCAAGAAGCACTGCGTCGCCTACTGCTGA
- the LOC135594398 gene encoding glycine-rich cell wall structural protein-like isoform X1 → MKTTALIFFSLLLAAAVASRDLDKKKAESSKDSAGPATYIPGYGADPGGFFGPGGGFNMPGGFGGGWGAGYGGPGGGYGHDGVVLPSVVCSDKGPCYKKKLTCPASCFTSYSHYGKGGGGGGGGGGCTMDCKKHCVAYC, encoded by the coding sequence ATGAAGACAACCGCTCTCATTTTCTTCTCCCTACTGCTGGCCGCCGCTGTGGCTAGCCGCGACCTTGACAAGAAGAAGGCCGAATCCTCCAAGGACAGCGCGGGCCCCGCCACCTACATCCCGGGGTACGGGGCCGACCCCGGCGGGTTCTTCGGACCCGGCGGGGGGTTCAACATGCCAGGAGGGTTCGGCGGCGGGTGGGGCGCGGGATACGGCGGGCCCGGAGGCGGGTATGGCCACGACGGCGTGGTCCTGCCCTCGGTGGTGTGCTCCGACAAGGGGCCGTGCTACAAGAAGAAGTTGACGTGCCCCGCCAGTTGCTTCACGTCCTACAGCCACTACGGcaagggtggtggcggcggcggtggtggcggagGCTGCACCATGGACTGCAAGAAGCACTGCGTCGCCTACTGCTGA
- the LOC103999102 gene encoding uncharacterized protein LOC103999102 encodes MGTSSRLGRCMKAPLRMLCRARDMYVRGLNAFADHMQHGAAMAYPAMASTNYSFTPARASAGDDDDLRELIRAASLARARTLPRRAAPAPAVRKSQSMAIGRIDEDKPCLSFDDDVEVGSSLVFARRSRSCVAGGKRRARSFV; translated from the coding sequence ATGGGCACGTCGAGCCGGCTCGGGCGCTGCATGAAGGCGCCGCTCCGAATGCTGTGCCGGGCGCGCGACATGTACGTGCGCGGCCTCAACGCCTTCGCTGACCACATGCAGCATGGTGCGGCGATGGCGTACCCGGCGATGGCATCGACAAACTACAGCTTCACGCCGGCGAGGGCTAGCGCGGGAGACGACGACGACCTCAGGGAGCTGATACGGGCTGCGTCACTGGCCCGGGCCCGCACGTTGCCTCGTCGGGCGGCGCCGGCGCCGGCGGTGCGCAAGAGCCAAAGCATGGCCATCGGAAGGATCGACGAGGACAAGCCGTGTCTCAGCTTCGATGACGACGTCGAGGTCGGGTCGAGCTTGGTGTTCGCTAGGAGGAGCAGGAGCTGTGTAGCGGGAGGAAAGAGGAGGGCGAGGTCGTTTGTGTGA
- the LOC135593839 gene encoding fatty acid elongase 3-like, whose translation MMMGNVGDGWNRGITYWLAEQPAIVGFRWSHVYSWGATWSFLVSSLAAYAALALALDLFLRLFRRSRPIPLGPLPALHSLAMALASAAIFLGLLISAAAEIRDARWWWRGRFRTTAFEWLLCFPLGTRPSGRVFFWSYAFYLSRFLHLLRTFLLILRRRRGALPSVFRHSALVCMSFLWLEFSQSFQVVAILSATLVHAVVFSYRFWVGVGLPAAARSGAVLVLACQVALTGCNAVCHLGFLLLHFAKGGCNGIGAWVVNSVLNAALLLLFVDCYVKTVVRRKKGESLEDDNGSSHHFGGHHHHYQNKAEFFEAKKEQ comes from the coding sequence ATGATGATGGGGAACGTCGGTGATGGCTGGAATCGGGGGATAACGTATTGGCTGGCGGAACAGCCGGCCATCGTGGGGTTCCGGTGGAGCCACGTTTACTCCTGGGGCGCCACCTGGTCCTTCCTCGTCTCCTCCCTCGCCGCATACGCCGCCCTAGCCCTCGCCCTCGACCTCTTCCTCCGCCTCTTCCGCCGGAGTCGGCCAATCCCCTTGGGGCCCCTTCCCGCCCTCCACTCCCTCGCCATGGCCCTGGCCTCCGCCGCCATCTTCCTCGGCCTCCTCATCTCCGCCGCCGCCGAGATCCGCGACGCCCGCTGGTGGTGGCGCGGCCGCTTCCGCACCACCGCGTTCGAATGGCTCCTCTGCTTCCCCCTCGGCACCCGCCCCTCCGGTCGCGTCTTCTTCTGGTCCTACGCCTTCTACCTCTCCcgcttcctccacctcctccgcaCCTTCCTCTtgatcctccgccgccgccgcggcgcCCTGCCCAGCGTCTTCCGCCACTCCGCCCTCGTCTGCATGTCCTTCCTCTGGCTCGAGTTCTCCCAGTCCTTCCAGGTCGTCGCCATCCTCTCCGCCACCCTCGTCCACGCCGTCGTCTTCAGCTACCGCTTTTGGGTCGGTGTCGGCCTCCCCGCGGCCGCCCGGAGCGGGGCGGTCCTCGTGCTCGCCTGCCAGGTGGCGCTGACTGGCTGCAACGCGGTGTGCCACCTGGGGTTCCTCCTGCTCCACTTCGCCAAGGGCGGGTGCAACGGCATCGGCGCCTGGGTCGTCAACTCGGTTCTCAACGCCGCGCTGCTGCTCCTCTTCGTCGACTGCTACGTCAAGACGGTGGTCAGGAGAAAGAAAGGCGAAAGCTTGGAGGATGACAACGGCAGCAGCCACCATTTCGGTGGCCATCATCATCACTATCAGAACAAAGCTGAATTCTTCGAGgcgaagaaggagcaatga